The segment GAAACAGCTGAGGTGATGGTGGTGGGGAATCCTCGCCAGGCCGTCCGTATGTTGATTGTGGGTCCCAAAAGTGATACTGGAAACAAATCTGCTTTGTCAAAAACAACTCGTTAACATTTCACGCTTAATGTTTCTCATAAATGGTGCTGAGGCCCTTTCCCATGTGCTAAATCTCACAGGATCAGGTTGTCCCTCTCAGTTGAGGCATGACTCATTTTCCAGAGAGCTGTTGAAACTCAAAAGTGGCCTGCGTGAGTTCACTGTGTGTTAAATTGCTCTGCTCACACCCACTGTGACATTTACCACACAATTTCACTCCAAACAGACCGGAATCCACTCCCTTTATCAGAAATTCTGCCTTTTAGATGGTAattatgctcagttttgattgacgctgtcagagaggtattcatttaacagtcTTCCCTAAACAAGCCACACACTCTGGCCCACAACATCCTGACAGAGATGGCACACTCGCTCTTCCCGTGCCTCCACACAGCCTGAAAACAAAACCTGCTTAAAGACCTCATGTTAAATCATGCACACGCTATCAAAATGTGacaattctttttaaaaaaaaaaaaaaaaggcttccaCAAACTAGATCGCTGACTTCGTCTGGGTGACAACCAGTAACCTATCTAAATCTAAATTCCCTCACGCAGTGAGAATTGTGTACCAGTAGTGCCATTCCTACCTGCATGTCTCACCACTCGGTTGCGGACTGTGTAAATGGCATAGTGGGGTTTCTTGTTACATGATGGACCCGTGCCAAACTTATATGAATATTTCTGCACCAATCCACCTGGAAGAATCAACAGAGAGTGGGCATGAGTTCATCCATTGTGTCAAAATGCAATATTGGGTAATTGACCATAAAATGTGGTAGATGTGGTTCACCTCTCTTGAAGAAATAAACAGTTTCTCTCCTCCCGCGGTACCGAGGCACAGACAGAGCAGCTGTGATGTGACCTCGAAGTCCATCAAAGCCTGTCTCAACAACCTTTGGATAGCCTGGGTCCAAATTATTGTTCTCAAATCTCCAATACTGGTTTCCCTGCAAACCGTATGAAACGcatacattaaaatgtgatgtttccattttttttccttttgttagATGATTCAAATGAAGTCACACAAATGACCTTCAAGATGTACGTTTTCCCCTGACAATTGCAACGGGTGAACGCAGTGTCAATGGGGGACGGGACACCCCACCCTTGTGTGATGTCACGGGCCGGACCTGGAACCCTGTTTATGTCCAAAAACCAGAAGTAGTGACCTGTGGACCAGaacattaacacattattagACTTGTCCACCTGCAAATGagaacattgaaaaaaactaGTAATAGCTATGATCATCATCAGACTTTCAAATCCTATGTAAAAATTACAAAGATTTGAACTACAATTTCAAATCAAATACCACCGATGAGTATACTGAACATAGTCAAAAGCCTTTTCCTTCCTGTCACATACACTGTAAAAGATCAGAAAATCAATAAACACATACAGTTCAGATGAAGACTAGCCATACCCTTGCCAAATGTTaagtaaatatgtatttatcaAATCTTCTGGCTGGGCCCAGCAAAAGAAAGTGGCAAATATTTGCTACTTTCAAGATTTTGACAATAGTTTCAatgtccaaaaatatttgtgtactttttttttcaatacaggCATATCCAATGCTCTAAATGTGATCAGAATGCTGTATCTGTTATACATTATGCTAGGAACTCCAAGGATCCTTAAAACTGTCAATGATATGAATCATCTGTAAATGGAGAATTTGGTACAGTCTTTTGCTACTGTCCGGCTGAAAGACTTTCATTTAATGcatccaattttatttttatggctaATCTTGGGCTTAACTCTATTTTCTAACAATACATTCTGAAaaggtctgaaaaaaagtggtcaTGTAATAATGTTAATGTCATATATTAAGATGTGAGATGGACACAGAAGCACTGGAACTGAAAACAAATTGTGGCTCTTTCTCCTGTCAGGAACTGCGTCCCATTGTCACAACAACAAATTAGATTTTGGGAACCATAATGACTGTACTTTTCTGTACTAATCTTtactttttgtaatgtttttctcATCTTGACACCAACCTCTGAAGACCGCAATTGTGCCGTTCTTCAATGTGGTGACTGCACTGGCAGGCCGCCCGCTGCACAAGTTTGTGTCATTGCTGTCATCTGGAAATAAAGACATCATTAATAAAATCATCGCtctggggaaaacaaaaattataacAGCAATTTAATCTGAAGGTGGGCGGTTCTGGGCATTGaagtgattttctttcttttttttaactttttatgtTTTCTTATTGGAATTGTTTGAACTATTCACTCTATTCATATTGTGGGAAATCAAAAATAATGAAAGGAGATGGCTCAATTTTCCCTGGTACTGTGCACAACTTACCCCAGACATGGGGTAAGTTTTGCCACAAGATAACTTTTTGTGGACACCCTTGCTATACATCACCGAATCGTTATGTTCACACTGAATCtccttgttttattgttttgttttgtttggtttgagGGGATTGTACATCCTGAAGTATATGAAGTCATGTATTACGTTgccaaaaaaaactttagctAACTTCGGTAGTTATCCTGAAAAAGAAGTGGCTCGACCTACCCTGGTCTCCCCTACCACCAgcactgttagacattcctgtaaattctactGTTATTTACCACAACCAGAGTAGCCAGAGAAAACACTCACAGGAAGAACAATGCAAACTtgacacaggaaggccggataTGAACCTTTTATACGTGCTAACCAGACGGCCACCGTGACGCCagctttatccatccatccatccatccattttctttaccgcttatcctcagtagggtcgcgggctgccagagcctatcccagctatcttcgggcaggaggcgggggtacaccctgaaccggtcgcagggcacagaaacaaataaccattcgcactcacagtcacacctacgggcaacttaagagtcttcaattaacctaccatgcatgtttttggatgtgggaggaaaccggagtacccggagaaaacccacccaggcacgggggggaacatgcaaacttcacacaggcggggccgggaaaaATAATTGGCTAGTAAAAATGCTGTGAGTGGCTAATCACACTGGGAAACCACtagccacagtggctggtgagaaaagaaaaaaaaagtcaagcgctCCCTACCACTGTGCAAATATAACATAAAAACTCTTAATACCTCAGTCCATTAACAAATCAACTTGAACAACCAGTAGGATAAGATATGAATGGATGAGGATGACAAGGTATATTGCACTAATGTAAAGTATATGCGGTGTTGATCTATATATGTATTCATCTATGCATCTGTGCCTTGCTCCAAGACAAATTTCTCCATCAACCATAAGTAGAAAACTTACGATTCCCAGACttcctttctttttattttcttagaaTGTTCTCCTGATATTCAAAGCAAGCGTTTACCTGCTTGGTAGTCTCTGGAACTATCCACAGTCTGCACTGCATCCACTGGCTTAGTCCCAGGTTTGAGAGCAGGTTTATCCACAGGAGCTGTAGTTGTCAGTAGACTGGAAGGGTTTGGCTTGTCCTGAGGTTTAGGAGTGGGTTCAGATGATTGAGGACTGGTCGGTATCTGGGTTACTGTTTGTGGATCACTGGAAGGTTTTGCTGGTGTAACCTCATTCGAAGAATCAACCTGTGACACATCTATAGGCCAAGGATTAACAGTTGTTATGACATCAAGGTCGGACCCCACTGGAGAAACACTAGTGGAGGGATTCTCAGGGTCCGATGGGGAGGAATCAAGGTGTGTTGTAACAACTAAGGTGGTTGGGATTGATGGTGAAACCACTGTCGTCAAATCAGGAATCATAGGTGCTTCAGAGTTTTCCGCATCTGTGGAGGACTCTTGTGTGGATTCTAGGGGTGCTGAAGTTGTGGAGGACTCTTGTGAGGGTTCTTGTGGGACTGAAGTTGTGGACAATCCTTCAAATGGTTCTTGGGGTGTTGAAGTTGTGGAGGACTCTTGTGAGGGTTCTGGTGGCACTGAAGGTGTGGATGACTCTTGTGAGGGCTCTAGAGGTGGTACTGAAGATGTGGAAGACTCTTGTGAGGGTTCTTGTGGGGCTGAAGTTGTGGACTGCTCCTGTGAGGGTTCTGAAGATGCAGCTACGTTAGGAGCTGTAGGGGAAAATGAGGGTGCGCCCTCTGTTTTTTCAGAAGCAGCTTCAGTCGGAGCACCAGTCTGTGCCTGAGATGTGATCTCCTCCCGTGTGGTGTCAGTTGTGGGAGACGGTTCTGGTTGGTGCTCAGAAGTCAGAGTGGGTTGGTTGGAAACCTTCTCAGCTGCAGTGGTGGCTTGAGGGGATGCTGTTCCTGAGTCTGGCAAAGTGGTAGCATCACTGCTATCTGGAAATGCAGGAACAGCAGATGAATCAGAAGAACCCACCTGTTGTGATCGTATTTACAAAAGTCCAGAAAATCAAGTACAGTGGACCTTCTGATATGTAAAGTTTCAATGGTTCACCAGTTCAATTTTAAGGATACCAGATCCTGAACTTAACCACTAAAACTGGCAAATGAGATTAATTTGAAACTCAACCAAATTGAAGGTTGACCAACCTCCAGAAAACAATTGTGTTTGGATTTCAATCGAATTTCTCTAATAAAGCTTTGTCAGTCTATGTTCAAATCCATCTACGTACACATCAAAATCAGCCTCAAGTTACCGCCCGTTGTACTAGAATTTTTACACACCTGCAGTGGTGGTGACACCATCAGCCATGTCAATGGTGGTTAACTTGACCTTGTCCTCTGAAGCTGTCGTCGCCAATGTACCTGCCTCTGTGCTGGCCTGTGAAGTGTCTGTTATCAAGGCGGCTTGAGTGGAGACCAGATCCAGTGGCTCAGCTGGAGAGGACCCATACACGCTAGTGCTATCTGGTGTCTGACTTTCCTCTGGAACTTCAGTGTAGGACTGGTCATCACTGGGCATGGTCTCGGTGTACATATCTATATCCACAATGTCATAGTGTAAAAACACTGCTACAATTTGCTGTGaaagtgaaaaatgtcattCGTTTCCCATAAAATCGCTCACCATTATTGACATTATCTTGTGTAAATGATATTGGATTCACCACCGGAACCTCATAATTATCTGTCACaggaaaatatgaaacaaatgatACAAATGTCTGCACGCCAATGCATGAATCAATACTTTCAAAATACATTCGTACTAAGGAACAAGCAATGGAACTTACTGACCATTACGTCTACAGGAGCAAAACATGGACGAACATATGGATTTAATTCACTATTCCGAGAAGTCTTCATGCAAGATGTTGGAGTGCGTCTGGAGAATTTGCTCCATTCATCCATGAATATTGTAAGGGTAGCGTTGGACCTGAAAGAGGGCCAGTCTCACAACCATCCCAAATtgtgtttgatggggttgaggtcagggttcAGTACGAGTTCTTCCACACCAGAatcatccaagcatgcctttatggCCCTTGCATTGCGCATTGGTGGCTCAGTCATGCTGAAACAGAAAAGGGCCTCCCCCAAACTAGTGATTTGACCCATCCCTGATTGGTTAATTACCAGTTAACAGATTAAGAGGTGTGTTcgaatacttttgtccataagTATATGTCTTGCCATCCTCTTTTGCTTTCCCTCTCTTGGGTGTGAAGCTGTACCCATCAGTCTCCCACACTATGATAGCAACGGCTCTCTTGTGTTACTGTTGGCCACTCAAGCTTGTGGTTCTTGGCTCGTTCCTGGATGGAGACCAAACCGCAGTAATAGAGCCACAGTGGGACAATCGCTCAAGAACATCCGCTTGATCATTTAGTCTTGCACCACTGGAATCcatccagtcatccatccattttctatagaccacgggtgagctggaacctgtCCCAGCTACAGTATGTTCACTTCAACTACAATTTTTCTAGCTgagtttgggcgagaggcagggtacatcctggactgctTGCCAGACAAGTTCAAGGCAgatatagacaagcaaccatccACTCTCACACCTACGTAtggaaacatgcatgtttttggagatgtgggaagaagccggagtacccggggaaaacccaaacaaaagggagaacgtgcaaactccatatGAGAGGCCgaagccgagatttgaaccccaaaacTCAGAGCTGTGAGGTAGAAGGGCTAACCACTGTACCCACCATGCTGTCCCACCACTGGAATATTGGACTAAATTTCAAATCATTACCTTCATCGTTTTCCCCGCTGAGTGCCAAAGGTGGCTGTTCCTCTGTTGGAATATTGAGAAATAAATGTTAGCGGGATCCCCATATGCAGTGTAAACAATATACtgacattacatacagtatatattttgttcAAAACAAGCCTTTTTTCCAAGTTAAAGATACCTTTGGGGTTTTTAGCATCTACATTATCACATGAACTACTCGTTCCTGGTGCTGTTGCACTGGATGCTCCATTGTTTTCCTCTGTGGCAATtgttaagacaaaaaaataacatcaaccCAATGTGTTGCTGTGGATTCCTGCATGCATTGCATGCTACATGCGGGTTGTCATGCAGGACTACTTGGTATTGAACGACTATTTTTACCATCTGTACCTGTGCTATTTGTTTATTGTGTTGTTCATGCAAAGTAAGTGAACTCCAAGTCATTGATATGGATAATGcactgtattttttgctcaatatTTGTTTCAGAACACTACACTGATCATGCTGAATGTGCTGGCCAAAGCTTGCCTTCTGGATCACAGTGGATCTTGTAATCTGGACAACACTGCTTGAATTTAACACAATCAGAGTCGCAGCTACACGGTTGGCCTCTCTTGAATGATTCCCCACATCGACCTCTACAGGAGTTCTCTGTGGCAAATAAATGTAACACGACACACCTGTGCAGTGAGCTGCAGCAAATGAATGTAGTACATAAACaatgacattgtttttattcttgaGGAACATGAGGGCAACAATATACACTCACCCGACGCTTTGGGGACATTAGCAGGCCAACGAAAGCCAGTATAATTATAATCATTATTAtaaacaaaatcataaaaacctTTCTTTACaaggataacaaaaaaaaaacatgtgaatgatgacatttttttgtggttgtactTAGCCAATATTATGACCAGTGAGAGTGTACTGTCTTAATGTATATATTGGTGAAAGCTTAAATGAAGGTGAAATGTTGAATGCTGAGTGCTGAGCGTTTGATCAGTGTTAAAATATACACTTGCCCTGCCTCTCAGCAAAACCAATATTGATAGTTTAGCATTGAACTGAGATATGAGGGGAAATACAGTATTCACTCACTTGTGGTGCATTGGGATTCAAAGTCGTGGCAGCATTCGCCGTAGGGCATGCAGTTATAGTCACATTGGCACAGGTAACCACGGTAGTACTCATTACCACATCTCCCTCTGCAACTGGCTGTTTGTGGGAAGACAGCATTGAATTACAGAAAAATTGAGTGGAGAAGAGATCACACACACAGGCCTCTCTGTCTGGTAAATTATTGCCACCATGGTAAACATAAATGAGTACAACAAACATTATTCATGATTTGTTTACTCACAGCATGCACCTAAAAGTCACCATATAACTAAAGCATCATACTCACTTTGACTGACAATTGGAGTCAAGGCACAAGCCAGCAGAATAAGCGAACGTAGAAGAGTCAAAGACATTCTCCTGTATATCTGAAAGTAAACACATTAAATTAGGAAatcaatgtttctttttctttaacctGGATGAGTGGAACTCGTGCACAAAAACGTCCGTACCAAGCATAAGTCTCTGTGTTAATCCTGCTTAACTTTGGAATCCTGCTACTTTTAAAGGCTGAGAGAGGCCGGCTAACTTCGTCATAATTGGCAGATCCGGTCTATAGTGGAAAGTGATGAGCTCAGGCCGCAGGGAGGGTCTTCTCGCTCAGACAGCTCAGACAGCGCGTTTCCTCACTAACAGCTGGCAGTACACCAGGCAGacttctgaaaataaaaaaactttataATGAGCCACACACAGAAGACAGTTATTCCGTCACAAGTGACCTTTTTCATcagggttcttttttttaattttttttttattattacgaTTATTCCATGTGTGTCAAAACAATACTGTCAATTATTTTCAATGGGTGAAATAGTTGGAACTTGATAATTATTGAAATACATGAACTCTCTTAACTTTTCTGATTCATGGCCATTTTTAAGTTAAGtctcccacagaaaaaaaaaaactgcggcAACCAAAAATCCCTTTTGACATCTAAAGTGAgtctgcatatacagtatattgtgtgtgtgtatacacacacacacacacacacacacacacagggtgattgaaaagtaactccatattttaaaataactataatttattcatatgttgtaatatttttcgaattttttgtgtgtatgttccatgattaaaagaGAAAGTCTaatctaccaaaccaacgactttggaagaacttgaagggcgaatacgagaagttatgtcttccatcccacaagagttccttgcgaaatcagttaatgcggttcccaggcagcttgagaaactggtggctaatgctggcgcccatatcctatttgaaataaaactcc is part of the Phyllopteryx taeniolatus isolate TA_2022b chromosome 7, UOR_Ptae_1.2, whole genome shotgun sequence genome and harbors:
- the prg4b gene encoding proteoglycan 4b isoform X1; this translates as MSLTLLRSLILLACALTPIVSQTSCRGRCGNEYYRGYLCQCDYNCMPYGECCHDFESQCTTKNSCRGRCGESFKRGQPCSCDSDCVKFKQCCPDYKIHCDPEEENNGASSATAPGTSSSCDNVDAKNPKEEQPPLALSGENDEDNYEVPVVNPISFTQDNVNNDMYTETMPSDDQSYTEVPEESQTPDSTSVYGSSPAEPLDLVSTQAALITDTSQASTEAGTLATTASEDKVKLTTIDMADGVTTTADSSDATTLPDSGTASPQATTAAEKVSNQPTLTSEHQPEPSPTTDTTREEITSQAQTGAPTEAASEKTEGAPSFSPTAPNVAASSEPSQEQSTTSAPQEPSQESSTSSVPPLEPSQESSTPSVPPEPSQESSTTSTPQEPFEGLSTTSVPQEPSQESSTTSAPLESTQESSTDAENSEAPMIPDLTTVVSPSIPTTLVVTTHLDSSPSDPENPSTSVSPVGSDLDVITTVNPWPIDVSQVDSSNEVTPAKPSSDPQTVTQIPTSPQSSEPTPKPQDKPNPSSLLTTTAPVDKPALKPGTKPVDAVQTVDSSRDYQADDSNDTNLCSGRPASAVTTLKNGTIAVFRGHYFWFLDINRVPGPARDITQGWGVPSPIDTAFTRCNCQGKTYILKGNQYWRFENNNLDPGYPKVVETGFDGLRGHITAALSVPRYRGRRETVYFFKRGGLVQKYSYKFGTGPSCNKKPHYAIYTVRNRVVRHAVSLLGPTINIRTAWRGFPTTITSAVSVPSSREPEGYKYYVFSRSKSYNIRMDGEQPAVTPPRENPSAQNNNFINCPQTL
- the prg4b gene encoding proteoglycan 4b isoform X3, which encodes MSLTLLRSLILLACALTPIVSQTSCRGRCGNEYYRGYLCQCDYNCMPYGECCHDFESQCTTKNSCRGRCGESFKRGQPCSCDSDCVKFKQCCPDYKIHCDPEEEQPPLALSGENDEDNYEVPVVNPISFTQDNVNNDMYTETMPSDDQSYTEVPEESQTPDSTSVYGSSPAEPLDLVSTQAALITDTSQASTEAGTLATTASEDKVKLTTIDMADGVTTTADSSDATTLPDSGTASPQATTAAEKVSNQPTLTSEHQPEPSPTTDTTREEITSQAQTGAPTEAASEKTEGAPSFSPTAPNVAASSEPSQEQSTTSAPQEPSQESSTSSVPPLEPSQESSTPSVPPEPSQESSTTSTPQEPFEGLSTTSVPQEPSQESSTTSAPLESTQESSTDAENSEAPMIPDLTTVVSPSIPTTLVVTTHLDSSPSDPENPSTSVSPVGSDLDVITTVNPWPIDVSQVDSSNEVTPAKPSSDPQTVTQIPTSPQSSEPTPKPQDKPNPSSLLTTTAPVDKPALKPGTKPVDAVQTVDSSRDYQADDSNDTNLCSGRPASAVTTLKNGTIAVFRGHYFWFLDINRVPGPARDITQGWGVPSPIDTAFTRCNCQGKTYILKGNQYWRFENNNLDPGYPKVVETGFDGLRGHITAALSVPRYRGRRETVYFFKRGGLVQKYSYKFGTGPSCNKKPHYAIYTVRNRVVRHAVSLLGPTINIRTAWRGFPTTITSAVSVPSSREPEGYKYYVFSRSKSYNIRMDGEQPAVTPPRENPSAQNNNFINCPQTL
- the prg4b gene encoding proteoglycan 4b isoform X4 encodes the protein MSLTLLRSLILLACALTPIVSQTSCRGRCGNEYYRGYLCQCDYNCMPYGECCHDFESQCTTKNSCRGRCGESFKRGQPCSCDSDCVKFKQCCPDYKIHCDPEEEQPPLALSGENDEDMYTETMPSDDQSYTEVPEESQTPDSTSVYGSSPAEPLDLVSTQAALITDTSQASTEAGTLATTASEDKVKLTTIDMADGVTTTADSSDATTLPDSGTASPQATTAAEKVSNQPTLTSEHQPEPSPTTDTTREEITSQAQTGAPTEAASEKTEGAPSFSPTAPNVAASSEPSQEQSTTSAPQEPSQESSTSSVPPLEPSQESSTPSVPPEPSQESSTTSTPQEPFEGLSTTSVPQEPSQESSTTSAPLESTQESSTDAENSEAPMIPDLTTVVSPSIPTTLVVTTHLDSSPSDPENPSTSVSPVGSDLDVITTVNPWPIDVSQVDSSNEVTPAKPSSDPQTVTQIPTSPQSSEPTPKPQDKPNPSSLLTTTAPVDKPALKPGTKPVDAVQTVDSSRDYQADDSNDTNLCSGRPASAVTTLKNGTIAVFRGHYFWFLDINRVPGPARDITQGWGVPSPIDTAFTRCNCQGKTYILKGNQYWRFENNNLDPGYPKVVETGFDGLRGHITAALSVPRYRGRRETVYFFKRGGLVQKYSYKFGTGPSCNKKPHYAIYTVRNRVVRHAVSLLGPTINIRTAWRGFPTTITSAVSVPSSREPEGYKYYVFSRSKSYNIRMDGEQPAVTPPRENPSAQNNNFINCPQTL
- the prg4b gene encoding proteoglycan 4b isoform X2 — its product is MSLTLLRSLILLACALTPIVSQTSCRGRCGNEYYRGYLCQCDYNCMPYGECCHDFESQCTTKNSCRGRCGESFKRGQPCSCDSDCVKFKQCCPDYKIHCDPEEENNGASSATAPGTSSSCDNVDAKNPKEEQPPLALSGENDEDMYTETMPSDDQSYTEVPEESQTPDSTSVYGSSPAEPLDLVSTQAALITDTSQASTEAGTLATTASEDKVKLTTIDMADGVTTTADSSDATTLPDSGTASPQATTAAEKVSNQPTLTSEHQPEPSPTTDTTREEITSQAQTGAPTEAASEKTEGAPSFSPTAPNVAASSEPSQEQSTTSAPQEPSQESSTSSVPPLEPSQESSTPSVPPEPSQESSTTSTPQEPFEGLSTTSVPQEPSQESSTTSAPLESTQESSTDAENSEAPMIPDLTTVVSPSIPTTLVVTTHLDSSPSDPENPSTSVSPVGSDLDVITTVNPWPIDVSQVDSSNEVTPAKPSSDPQTVTQIPTSPQSSEPTPKPQDKPNPSSLLTTTAPVDKPALKPGTKPVDAVQTVDSSRDYQADDSNDTNLCSGRPASAVTTLKNGTIAVFRGHYFWFLDINRVPGPARDITQGWGVPSPIDTAFTRCNCQGKTYILKGNQYWRFENNNLDPGYPKVVETGFDGLRGHITAALSVPRYRGRRETVYFFKRGGLVQKYSYKFGTGPSCNKKPHYAIYTVRNRVVRHAVSLLGPTINIRTAWRGFPTTITSAVSVPSSREPEGYKYYVFSRSKSYNIRMDGEQPAVTPPRENPSAQNNNFINCPQTL
- the prg4b gene encoding proteoglycan 4b isoform X6: MSLTLLRSLILLACALTPIVSQTSCRGRCGNEYYRGYLCQCDYNCMPYGECCHDFESQCTTKEQPPLALSGENDEDMYTETMPSDDQSYTEVPEESQTPDSTSVYGSSPAEPLDLVSTQAALITDTSQASTEAGTLATTASEDKVKLTTIDMADGVTTTADSSDATTLPDSGTASPQATTAAEKVSNQPTLTSEHQPEPSPTTDTTREEITSQAQTGAPTEAASEKTEGAPSFSPTAPNVAASSEPSQEQSTTSAPQEPSQESSTSSVPPLEPSQESSTPSVPPEPSQESSTTSTPQEPFEGLSTTSVPQEPSQESSTTSAPLESTQESSTDAENSEAPMIPDLTTVVSPSIPTTLVVTTHLDSSPSDPENPSTSVSPVGSDLDVITTVNPWPIDVSQVDSSNEVTPAKPSSDPQTVTQIPTSPQSSEPTPKPQDKPNPSSLLTTTAPVDKPALKPGTKPVDAVQTVDSSRDYQADDSNDTNLCSGRPASAVTTLKNGTIAVFRGHYFWFLDINRVPGPARDITQGWGVPSPIDTAFTRCNCQGKTYILKGNQYWRFENNNLDPGYPKVVETGFDGLRGHITAALSVPRYRGRRETVYFFKRGGLVQKYSYKFGTGPSCNKKPHYAIYTVRNRVVRHAVSLLGPTINIRTAWRGFPTTITSAVSVPSSREPEGYKYYVFSRSKSYNIRMDGEQPAVTPPRENPSAQNNNFINCPQTL
- the prg4b gene encoding proteoglycan 4b isoform X5, with protein sequence MSLTLLRSLILLACALTPIVSQTSCRGRCGNEYYRGYLCQCDYNCMPYGECCHDFESQCTTKEQPPLALSGENDEDNYEVPVVNPISFTQDNVNNDMYTETMPSDDQSYTEVPEESQTPDSTSVYGSSPAEPLDLVSTQAALITDTSQASTEAGTLATTASEDKVKLTTIDMADGVTTTADSSDATTLPDSGTASPQATTAAEKVSNQPTLTSEHQPEPSPTTDTTREEITSQAQTGAPTEAASEKTEGAPSFSPTAPNVAASSEPSQEQSTTSAPQEPSQESSTSSVPPLEPSQESSTPSVPPEPSQESSTTSTPQEPFEGLSTTSVPQEPSQESSTTSAPLESTQESSTDAENSEAPMIPDLTTVVSPSIPTTLVVTTHLDSSPSDPENPSTSVSPVGSDLDVITTVNPWPIDVSQVDSSNEVTPAKPSSDPQTVTQIPTSPQSSEPTPKPQDKPNPSSLLTTTAPVDKPALKPGTKPVDAVQTVDSSRDYQADDSNDTNLCSGRPASAVTTLKNGTIAVFRGHYFWFLDINRVPGPARDITQGWGVPSPIDTAFTRCNCQGKTYILKGNQYWRFENNNLDPGYPKVVETGFDGLRGHITAALSVPRYRGRRETVYFFKRGGLVQKYSYKFGTGPSCNKKPHYAIYTVRNRVVRHAVSLLGPTINIRTAWRGFPTTITSAVSVPSSREPEGYKYYVFSRSKSYNIRMDGEQPAVTPPRENPSAQNNNFINCPQTL